Genomic DNA from Candidatus Poribacteria bacterium:
ACAGCGACACGCCCCACCCCCCCAGCTCCAATCGCCGGTCGATCCGCAGGTCGAGCCGCCGGTAGTCCGGATAGCGCACTGTGTTCCGCGCCTCGAAGTCCGGGTCCAGATCGTAACCCCCCACGTCGTTCGGACGGATGGGCAGGAGCGTGTAGGGTCTGCCGCCGACGAGCCTCCACTTGCCGCTGAGCTCCCATCCAGCGATCAGCGGAACCCCGCCTGACACCGACACGAGCCGCCGGATGTCGTAGTCGTCCGGGTACCACACGCCCTGGGCGTCGCGCGACTTCG
This window encodes:
- a CDS encoding TonB-dependent receptor, producing the protein KSRDAQGVWYPDDYDIRRLVSVSGGVPLIAGWELSGKWRLVGGRPYTLLPIRPNDVGGYDLDPDFEARNTVRYPDYRRLDLRIDRRLELGGWGVSLFLEVQNVTNRDNVYAWQFDRVDGELKPILQFQRLTIMGIIADF